A stretch of Podospora bellae-mahoneyi strain CBS 112042 chromosome 5, whole genome shotgun sequence DNA encodes these proteins:
- a CDS encoding hypothetical protein (EggNog:ENOG503P6TQ) has product MSTDWTNDPKAAEKTLQDSLEAELKTHPDRFLRTAKADGKVTFNGDKSPFYAIQAYVWCGMLYPDNDADFQKKLPQSRFKPLEAVLPKIYEDTKDALVAVSSSCHKFSSGPMEGVFSYSSLVKKYAVNAKTSLGADDGLGAQLKTLTSDKYKNKDSIDDDFEAAKELAKERLEELKSDAKEKEEQSEKLRKDLQDFLNETEANKKQVTAVNDKYLSPVTDSGGKHYKNAMVYLNHELEDLQKKLKDAKDEADKQSKELKEEGDPKGWKFWVNVLSGPTGTWNLYQKLKDFKDALDKWSTQNKETEDVLKCQTTVTALEAQIDDLITRMTKAVEGIRLIQDTFRHLGESLDPVIKAIDKIEKGTSSPLQAIRKSNISHGIQDAVTKYDEIIKEAEDFAKAAQIKVVDA; this is encoded by the exons ATGTCAACCGACTGGACCAACGACCCCAAGGCAGCAGAGAAGACCTTGCAGGACTCTCTCGAGGCCGAACTCAAAACGCACCCGGATCGTTTCCTCAGAACGGCGAAGGCTGACGGCAAGGTCACTTTCAATGGCGACAAGAGCCCATTCTACG CCATCCAAGCATATGTCTGGTGCGGAATGCTGTACCCCGACAATGATGCCGACTTCCAGAAGAAGCTCCCTCAGTCCCGGTTCAAGCCTTTGGAAGCGGTCCTTCCCAAGATCTACGAG GATACCAAAGATGCTCTCGTCGCTGTTTCTTCCTCGTGCCACAAGTTCAGCAGTGGGCCCATGGAGGGGGTCT TCTCCTATTCCTCCCTGGTGAAGAAATACGCCGTCAACGCCAAGACCTCCCTCGGAGCCGACGATGGCCTCGGCGCGCAGCTCAAGACGCTGACGTCGGATAAGTACAAGAACAAGGACAGCATTGACGATGATTTCGAAGCGGCGAAGGAGCTCGCGAAGGAAAGactggaggagctcaagtcggacgccaaggagaaggaagagcagAGTGAAAAGTTGAGGAAAGACCTTCAAGAC TTCCTCAACGAAACCGaggccaacaagaagcaggtCACCGCTGTGAATGACAAGTATCTAAGCCCGGTGACGGATTCTGGGGGGAAGCATTACAAGAATGCGATGGTGTACTTGAACCATGAACTGGAAGACTTgcagaagaagctcaaggacgCCAAGGATGAGGCGGATAAGCAGAGCAAGGAGTTG aaagaggaaggagaccCCAAGGGTTGGAAGTTTTGGGTGAATGTGCTCAGCGGCCCTACGGGTACTTGGAACCTGTACCAGAAGCTCAAAGACTTCAAGGATGCGTTGGACAAGTGGTCCACCCAGAACAAGGAGACGGAGGATGTTCTCAAATGCCAGACTACTGTCACGGCCTTGGAGGCCCAGATTGATGATTTGATCACCAGGATGAcaaaggcggtggaggggatcCGGTTGATTCAGGACACCTTCCGGCATTTGGGAGAGTCTCTTGACCCTGTTATCAAGGCCATTGACAAGATTGAGAAGGGCACGAGTTCACCATTGCAGGCTATCCGGAAGTCCAACATCAGCCATGGCATTCAGGATGCCGTCACAAAGTATGACGAG ATTATCAAGGAAGCCGAAGACTTTGCTAAGGCAGCTCAGATCAAGGTCGTCGATGCTTAG
- a CDS encoding hypothetical protein (EggNog:ENOG503P0P9; COG:S), with translation MASFPDFQIQIESPGGEPFPSISSKTLGSDVEKATLSKLRGLCRIPKKYAFSTNGKNALSDSTSLNDYIHLTPDNLASLSPKAKATEKIEGAPAAETEEKPKPKGVPFVTVHLVSTVVASKPQENVPQSTVISDLKNLLGSAGKGVDGGKLGNTAELLGKLDSLQQNYATAAISRDYTEPADLTETQWENILFNNRILHGYTHMPGTGLLVKAPKREAFSIRRPLQAPSPDLGEVAKAPMPEEKALDKTSDKKVVKEYLNTVPGIPSFYIDDDSKVTVTETRTAFQRSMAREGFSSTAIEANASGSPFGKSISASAALSDENSYSKKSLTEETDFTLEVAYKFPRVAIDLSPRYLQLSDECEEAINNIKSDYDKVQFINDYGATFPPKLQTSDAFPTKVLLGGFLRSSRQVKVETNEQLDAAKEETKKAAGLSFASPQVSFGVNYAKTTSDTTTTTQGQTIGNAALTWEARGGDTVLCSNPSAWASTVKDYRYWRITEQSQTVSLVRIIDGIDPNMAHKVEFPNQKDDKLPDNGDLPESELIDKATNLLMGPPSSVPMQIVLKAYREDTDKKGYHAWLKKEHSAEYDDLEIKDPGAGWDSLTDSCKTYYIIYVYMAKDKKLFT, from the exons aTGGCTTCCTTCCCCGATTTTCAAATCCAAATCGAAAGCCCAGGCGGCGAGCCGTTCCCTTCCATCTCTAGCAAGACGCTGGGTTCCGATGTTGAAAAAGCAACGTTGTCCAAGCTCAGGGGCCTTTGCCGCAT CCCAAAGAAATACGCCTTCAGCACCAATGGCAAAAATGCCCTCTCCGACAGCACGTCTCTCAATGACTACATCCACTTGACCCCTGAC AACCTTGCCAGCCTTTCTCCCAAAGCAAAGGCCACCGAGAAGATAGAGGGAGCACCAGCTGCTGAGACGGAGGaaaagcccaagcccaagggtGTTCCCTTTGTCACGGTTCATCTCGTCTCCACGGTCGTGGCCAGCAAGCCACAGGAGAACGTCCCGCAATCCACTGTGATCTCTGATCTCAAAAACCTACTCGGAAGCGCTGGCAAAGGAGTTGATGGCGGCAAACTCGGGAATACCGCCGAGTTGTTGGGAAAGCTTGACTCCCTGCAGCAAAATTACGCGACGGCAGCTAT TTCCAGGGACTACACCGAACCCGCCGATTTGACTGAGACGCAGTGGGAGAATATCCTGTTCAATAACCGGATTCTGCATGGCTACACCCACATGCCAGGCACCGGGCTCTTGGTCAAGGCCCCCAAGAGAG AAGCCTTCTCAATCCGTCGTCCGCTCCAGGCACCTTCTCCGGATCTCGGCGAAGTAGCGAAAGCCCCCATGCCAGAAGAAAAAGCACTCGACAAGACAAGCGAcaagaaggtggtgaaggaaTATCTG AACACTGTCCCAGGCATTCCATCTTTCTACATCGATGACGACTCCAAAGTCACCGTCACCGAAACCAGGACTGCGTTCCAACGGTCCATGGCGCGGGAAGGATTCAGTTCCACGGCTATTGAAGCAAATGC AAGCGGGAGCCCGTTTGGCAAGTCGATCTCTGCTTCCGCGGCCCTTTCCGACGAGAATTCCTACAGCAAGAAGAGTCTCACTGAAGAGACCGACTTTACCTTGGAGGTCGCTTACAAG TTCCCCCGCGTAGCCATAGACCTCTCCCCCCGCTACCTCCAGCTCTCCGACGAGTGCGAGGAAGcaatcaacaacatcaagagCGACTACGACAAAGTCCAGTTCATCAATGACTACGGTGccaccttccctcccaaGCTCCAGACAA GTGACGCATTCCCAACCAAGGTCCTGCTCGGCGGTTTCCTccgcagcagccgccaaGTCAAAGTCGAGACCAACGAGCAACTCGATGCAGCCAAGgaagagaccaagaaggCCGCCGGCCTCAGTTTTGCCTCACCCCAAGTGAGCTTTGGGGTGAACTACGCCAAGACCACCAGTGacaccacgacgacgacccaGGGCCAGACGATCGGGAACGCTGCCTTGACCTGGGAGGCGCGTGGTGGAGACACTGTGCTTTGTTCCAA CCCATCTGCCTGGGCCTCAACCGTAAAGGACTACCGCTACTGGCGCATCACCGAG CAATCCCAAACCGTCTCCCTCGTCCGCATAATAGACGGCATAGACCCCAACATGGCCCACAAAGTCGAATTCCCCAACCAAAAAGACGACAAGCTCCCCGACAACGGAGACCTCCCCGAGTCAGAGCTCATCGACAaagccaccaacctcctcatgGGACCCCCCAGCTCAGTGCCAATGCAAATCGTCCTCAAGGCCTACCGGGAAGACACCGACAAGAAGGGCTACCACGCCTggctgaagaaggagcatTCCGCCGAGTACGACGACCTGGAGATAAAAGACCCGGGGGCTGGGTGGGACAGCCTGACGGATAGTTGCAAGACTTATTACATCATCTATGTGTACATGGcgaaggacaagaagcttTTTACATGA